One part of the Sciurus carolinensis chromosome 4, mSciCar1.2, whole genome shotgun sequence genome encodes these proteins:
- the Chadl gene encoding chondroadherin-like protein isoform X10 — translation MEGLPSSTHVPLVLPLLLLLLLGPACQTAAQRCPRTCVCDNSRLHVACRHQNLTEVPDTIPELTQRLDLQGNMLKVIPPAAFQALPYLTHLDLRHCQVELVAEGAFRGLGRLLLLNLGSNRLSSLPQEALDGLGSLRRLELERNILEELRPGTFGALGALATLNLAHNVLVYLPAMAFQGLLRVRWLQLSHNALSVLAPEALAGLPALRRLSLHHNELQALPGAALSQARGLARLELGHNPLTYTGEEDGLALAGLRELTLDHGALQALGPRAFARCPRLHTLDLRGNQLDTLPPLQGPGQLRRLRLQGNPLWCGCQARPLLEWLARARVRSDGACRGPRRLRGEALDALRPSDLRCPGDAAEEEEEEEERAGAAARAPPRAPKEEDGAATPCPRACVCAAESRHSGCEGRGLQAVPRGFPNGTQLLDLRWNHFPSVPPAAFPGLGHLVSLHLQHCGIAELEAGALAGLGRLIYLYLSDNQLSGLSAVALEGASHLGYLYLERNRFLQVPGAALRALPSLFSLHLQDNAVDHLAPGDLAGVRALRWLYLSGNRITQVSPGALGTARDLEKLYLDRNQLREVPTGALEGLPALLELQLSGNPLRALQDGAFRPVGRSLQHLFLNSSDLEQISPGAFSGLELGLQSLHLQKNQLRTLAALPNLRQLELIDLSGNPFHCDCQLLLLHRSAMSSSYKTRLHKMINPGARRMGKEGGNRKPGQSSGCRGEQAAEKNGYKEARNSPTGANDSGKTVCGLHQSTALKD, via the exons ATGGAAGG TCTGCCGAGCTCCACCCATGTCCCCTTGGTGCTGCcactgcttctgctgctgctactgGGTCCAGCGTGCCAAACAGCTGCCCAGCGCTGCCCACGGACCTGTGTCTGCGACAACTCCAGGCTGCATGTTGCCTGCCGTCACCAGAACCTCACTGAGGTTCCAGACACCATTCCTGAG CTGACCCAGAGGCTGGACCTCCAGGGCAACATGCTCAAGGTGATCCCTCCAGCTGCCTTCCAAGCCCTGCCTTACCTCACACATCTGGACCTGCGGCACTGTCAGGTGGAGCTGGTGGCCGAGGGCGCCTTCCGAGGCCTGGGCCGCCTGCTCCTCCTCAACCTGGGCTCCAACCGCCTGAGCTCGTTGCCCCAAGAGGCGCTGGACGGGCTGGGCTCGCTGAGGCGGTTGGAGCTGGAGCGGAACATACTGGAGGAGCTGCGGCCTGGGACCTTCGGGGCCCTGGGCGCGCTGGCCACGCTGAACCTGGCCCACAACGTGCTGGTCTACCTGCCTGCCATGGCCTTCCAGGGCCTGCTGCGCGTCCGCTGGCTGCAGCTGTCGCACAACGCGCTCAGCGTGCTGGCCCCCGAGGCCCTGGCCGGCCTGCCCGCCCTGCGCCGGCTCAGCCTGCACCACAATGAACTCCAGGCCCTGCCCGGGGCCGCCTTGTCCCAGGCCCGCGGCCTGGCCCGGCTGGAGCTGGGCCACAACCCTCTCACCTACACGGGTGAGGAGGACGGGCTGGCGCTGGCCGGCCTGCGGGAGCTGACGCTGGACCACGGCGCGCTGCAGGCCCTGGGGCCCCGGGCCTTCGCCCGCTGCCCGCGCCTGCACACCCTGGACCTCCGAGGGAACCAGCTGGACACGCTGCCCCCGCTGCAGGGCCCGGGCCAGCTGCGCCGGCTGCGGCTGCAGGGCAACCCGCTGTGGTGCGGCTGCCAGGCGCGGCCCCTGCTCGAGTGGCTGGCGCGGGCGCGCGTGCGCTCGGACGGCGCGTGCCGAGGACCGCGGCGGCTGCGAGGCGAGGCCCTGGACGCCCTGCGGCCCTCAGACCTGCGCTGCCCGGGAGACGCCGccgaagaggaggaagaggaggaggagcgggcGGGGGCTGCGGCTCGCGCCCCTCCACGCGCCCCGAAGGAGGAGGACGGGGCGGCCACGCCCTGCCCGCGCGCCTGCGTGTGCGCCGCCGAGTCCCGCCACAGTGGCTGTGAGGGCCGCGGCCTGCAGGCGGTGCCCCGCGGCTTCCCCAACGGCACTCAGCTCCTGGACCTGAGGTGGAACCACTTCCCCTCCGTGCCTCCAGCCGCCTTCCCTGGCCTGGGCCACCTGGTGTCGCTGCACCTACAGCACTGTGGCATCGCAGAGCTGGAGGCGGGCGCCTTGGCGGGGCTGGGCCGCTTGATCTACCTCTACCTCTCTGACAACCAGCTTTCCGGGCTCAGCGCGGTCGCCCTGGAAGGGGCCTCCCACCTTGGCTACCTGTACCTGGAACGCAACCGCTTCCTGCAGGTGCCGGGGGCCGCCCTGCGCGCCCTGCCCAGCCTCTTCTCCCTGCACCTGCAGGACAACGCTGTGGACCACCTGGCACCTGGGGACCTGGCTGGGGTGCGGGCCTTGCGCTGGCTCTATCTGAGTGGAAACCGCATCACCCAGGTGTCCCCTGGGGCGCTGGGCACAGCTAGGGACCTGGAGAAATTGTACCTTGACAGGAACCAGCTGCGGGAAGTGCCCACTGGGGCCTTGGAGGGGCTGCCTGCCCTCCTGGAGCTGCAGCTCTCTGGGAATCCACTCAGGGCCCTGCAAGACGGGGCCTTCCGGCCGGTGGGCAGGTCACTGCAGCACCTCTTCCTGAACAGCAGTGACCTGGAGCAG ATTTCTCCTGGGGCCTTCTCAGGCCTGGAGCTGGGGCTCCAGAGCCTACACCTGCAGAAGAACCAGCTTCGGACTCTGGCGGCCCTGCCCAATCTCAGGCAGCTGGAGCTCATCGACCTTAGCGGCAATCCCTTCCATTGCGACTGCCAGCTTCTCCTGCTGCACAG GTCAGCAATGAGTTCATCTTACAAAACCAGACTCCACAAGATGATCAACCCAGGAGCCAGgaggatggggaaggaaggaggcaacaG AAAACCAGGCCAGTCCTCAGGATGTAGAGGTGAACAG GCTGCAGAGAAGAATGGCTACAAAGAGGCAAGAAACTCTCCAACAGGAGCCAACGATTCTGGAAAGACAGTCTGTGGCCTTCATCAGAGCACAGCCCTTAAGGACTGA
- the Chadl gene encoding chondroadherin-like protein isoform X2 — protein MEGLPSSTHVPLVLPLLLLLLLGPACQTAAQRCPRTCVCDNSRLHVACRHQNLTEVPDTIPELTQRLDLQGNMLKVIPPAAFQALPYLTHLDLRHCQVELVAEGAFRGLGRLLLLNLGSNRLSSLPQEALDGLGSLRRLELERNILEELRPGTFGALGALATLNLAHNVLVYLPAMAFQGLLRVRWLQLSHNALSVLAPEALAGLPALRRLSLHHNELQALPGAALSQARGLARLELGHNPLTYTGEEDGLALAGLRELTLDHGALQALGPRAFARCPRLHTLDLRGNQLDTLPPLQGPGQLRRLRLQGNPLWCGCQARPLLEWLARARVRSDGACRGPRRLRGEALDALRPSDLRCPGDAAEEEEEEEERAGAAARAPPRAPKEEDGAATPCPRACVCAAESRHSGCEGRGLQAVPRGFPNGTQLLDLRWNHFPSVPPAAFPGLGHLVSLHLQHCGIAELEAGALAGLGRLIYLYLSDNQLSGLSAVALEGASHLGYLYLERNRFLQVPGAALRALPSLFSLHLQDNAVDHLAPGDLAGVRALRWLYLSGNRITQVSPGALGTARDLEKLYLDRNQLREVPTGALEGLPALLELQLSGNPLRALQDGAFRPVGRSLQHLFLNSSDLEQISPGAFSGLELGLQSLHLQKNQLRTLAALPNLRQLELIDLSGNPFHCDCQLLLLHRWLTGLNLRVGATCATPPSARGQRVKAAAAVFKACPGWAARKARRTPAFNPGVRRTPIKRTQQGADKVSNEFILQNQTPQDDQPRSQEDGEGRRQQAAEKNGYKEARNSPTGANDSGKTVCGLHQSTALKD, from the exons ATGGAAGG TCTGCCGAGCTCCACCCATGTCCCCTTGGTGCTGCcactgcttctgctgctgctactgGGTCCAGCGTGCCAAACAGCTGCCCAGCGCTGCCCACGGACCTGTGTCTGCGACAACTCCAGGCTGCATGTTGCCTGCCGTCACCAGAACCTCACTGAGGTTCCAGACACCATTCCTGAG CTGACCCAGAGGCTGGACCTCCAGGGCAACATGCTCAAGGTGATCCCTCCAGCTGCCTTCCAAGCCCTGCCTTACCTCACACATCTGGACCTGCGGCACTGTCAGGTGGAGCTGGTGGCCGAGGGCGCCTTCCGAGGCCTGGGCCGCCTGCTCCTCCTCAACCTGGGCTCCAACCGCCTGAGCTCGTTGCCCCAAGAGGCGCTGGACGGGCTGGGCTCGCTGAGGCGGTTGGAGCTGGAGCGGAACATACTGGAGGAGCTGCGGCCTGGGACCTTCGGGGCCCTGGGCGCGCTGGCCACGCTGAACCTGGCCCACAACGTGCTGGTCTACCTGCCTGCCATGGCCTTCCAGGGCCTGCTGCGCGTCCGCTGGCTGCAGCTGTCGCACAACGCGCTCAGCGTGCTGGCCCCCGAGGCCCTGGCCGGCCTGCCCGCCCTGCGCCGGCTCAGCCTGCACCACAATGAACTCCAGGCCCTGCCCGGGGCCGCCTTGTCCCAGGCCCGCGGCCTGGCCCGGCTGGAGCTGGGCCACAACCCTCTCACCTACACGGGTGAGGAGGACGGGCTGGCGCTGGCCGGCCTGCGGGAGCTGACGCTGGACCACGGCGCGCTGCAGGCCCTGGGGCCCCGGGCCTTCGCCCGCTGCCCGCGCCTGCACACCCTGGACCTCCGAGGGAACCAGCTGGACACGCTGCCCCCGCTGCAGGGCCCGGGCCAGCTGCGCCGGCTGCGGCTGCAGGGCAACCCGCTGTGGTGCGGCTGCCAGGCGCGGCCCCTGCTCGAGTGGCTGGCGCGGGCGCGCGTGCGCTCGGACGGCGCGTGCCGAGGACCGCGGCGGCTGCGAGGCGAGGCCCTGGACGCCCTGCGGCCCTCAGACCTGCGCTGCCCGGGAGACGCCGccgaagaggaggaagaggaggaggagcgggcGGGGGCTGCGGCTCGCGCCCCTCCACGCGCCCCGAAGGAGGAGGACGGGGCGGCCACGCCCTGCCCGCGCGCCTGCGTGTGCGCCGCCGAGTCCCGCCACAGTGGCTGTGAGGGCCGCGGCCTGCAGGCGGTGCCCCGCGGCTTCCCCAACGGCACTCAGCTCCTGGACCTGAGGTGGAACCACTTCCCCTCCGTGCCTCCAGCCGCCTTCCCTGGCCTGGGCCACCTGGTGTCGCTGCACCTACAGCACTGTGGCATCGCAGAGCTGGAGGCGGGCGCCTTGGCGGGGCTGGGCCGCTTGATCTACCTCTACCTCTCTGACAACCAGCTTTCCGGGCTCAGCGCGGTCGCCCTGGAAGGGGCCTCCCACCTTGGCTACCTGTACCTGGAACGCAACCGCTTCCTGCAGGTGCCGGGGGCCGCCCTGCGCGCCCTGCCCAGCCTCTTCTCCCTGCACCTGCAGGACAACGCTGTGGACCACCTGGCACCTGGGGACCTGGCTGGGGTGCGGGCCTTGCGCTGGCTCTATCTGAGTGGAAACCGCATCACCCAGGTGTCCCCTGGGGCGCTGGGCACAGCTAGGGACCTGGAGAAATTGTACCTTGACAGGAACCAGCTGCGGGAAGTGCCCACTGGGGCCTTGGAGGGGCTGCCTGCCCTCCTGGAGCTGCAGCTCTCTGGGAATCCACTCAGGGCCCTGCAAGACGGGGCCTTCCGGCCGGTGGGCAGGTCACTGCAGCACCTCTTCCTGAACAGCAGTGACCTGGAGCAG ATTTCTCCTGGGGCCTTCTCAGGCCTGGAGCTGGGGCTCCAGAGCCTACACCTGCAGAAGAACCAGCTTCGGACTCTGGCGGCCCTGCCCAATCTCAGGCAGCTGGAGCTCATCGACCTTAGCGGCAATCCCTTCCATTGCGACTGCCAGCTTCTCCTGCTGCACAG GTGGCTCACTGGGCTGAACCTGCGGGTGGGGGCCACCTGTGCCACCCCTCCCAGTGCCCGTGGCCAGAGGGTGAAGGCTGCAGCTGCTGTCTTCAAAGCCTGTCCAGGCTGGGCTGCCAGGAAGGCCAGGCGGACACCAGCCTTCAACCCTGGTGTCAGGAGGACCCCCATCAAGCGAACACAGCAAGGAGCAGACAAG GTCAGCAATGAGTTCATCTTACAAAACCAGACTCCACAAGATGATCAACCCAGGAGCCAGgaggatggggaaggaaggaggcaacaG GCTGCAGAGAAGAATGGCTACAAAGAGGCAAGAAACTCTCCAACAGGAGCCAACGATTCTGGAAAGACAGTCTGTGGCCTTCATCAGAGCACAGCCCTTAAGGACTGA
- the Chadl gene encoding chondroadherin-like protein isoform X1, with translation MEGLPSSTHVPLVLPLLLLLLLGPACQTAAQRCPRTCVCDNSRLHVACRHQNLTEVPDTIPELTQRLDLQGNMLKVIPPAAFQALPYLTHLDLRHCQVELVAEGAFRGLGRLLLLNLGSNRLSSLPQEALDGLGSLRRLELERNILEELRPGTFGALGALATLNLAHNVLVYLPAMAFQGLLRVRWLQLSHNALSVLAPEALAGLPALRRLSLHHNELQALPGAALSQARGLARLELGHNPLTYTGEEDGLALAGLRELTLDHGALQALGPRAFARCPRLHTLDLRGNQLDTLPPLQGPGQLRRLRLQGNPLWCGCQARPLLEWLARARVRSDGACRGPRRLRGEALDALRPSDLRCPGDAAEEEEEEEERAGAAARAPPRAPKEEDGAATPCPRACVCAAESRHSGCEGRGLQAVPRGFPNGTQLLDLRWNHFPSVPPAAFPGLGHLVSLHLQHCGIAELEAGALAGLGRLIYLYLSDNQLSGLSAVALEGASHLGYLYLERNRFLQVPGAALRALPSLFSLHLQDNAVDHLAPGDLAGVRALRWLYLSGNRITQVSPGALGTARDLEKLYLDRNQLREVPTGALEGLPALLELQLSGNPLRALQDGAFRPVGRSLQHLFLNSSDLEQISPGAFSGLELGLQSLHLQKNQLRTLAALPNLRQLELIDLSGNPFHCDCQLLLLHRWLTGLNLRVGATCATPPSARGQRVKAAAAVFKACPGWAARKARRTPAFNPGVRRTPIKRTQQGADKVSNEFILQNQTPQDDQPRSQEDGEGRRQQFQLSSPRSRTPEAAEKNGYKEARNSPTGANDSGKTVCGLHQSTALKD, from the exons ATGGAAGG TCTGCCGAGCTCCACCCATGTCCCCTTGGTGCTGCcactgcttctgctgctgctactgGGTCCAGCGTGCCAAACAGCTGCCCAGCGCTGCCCACGGACCTGTGTCTGCGACAACTCCAGGCTGCATGTTGCCTGCCGTCACCAGAACCTCACTGAGGTTCCAGACACCATTCCTGAG CTGACCCAGAGGCTGGACCTCCAGGGCAACATGCTCAAGGTGATCCCTCCAGCTGCCTTCCAAGCCCTGCCTTACCTCACACATCTGGACCTGCGGCACTGTCAGGTGGAGCTGGTGGCCGAGGGCGCCTTCCGAGGCCTGGGCCGCCTGCTCCTCCTCAACCTGGGCTCCAACCGCCTGAGCTCGTTGCCCCAAGAGGCGCTGGACGGGCTGGGCTCGCTGAGGCGGTTGGAGCTGGAGCGGAACATACTGGAGGAGCTGCGGCCTGGGACCTTCGGGGCCCTGGGCGCGCTGGCCACGCTGAACCTGGCCCACAACGTGCTGGTCTACCTGCCTGCCATGGCCTTCCAGGGCCTGCTGCGCGTCCGCTGGCTGCAGCTGTCGCACAACGCGCTCAGCGTGCTGGCCCCCGAGGCCCTGGCCGGCCTGCCCGCCCTGCGCCGGCTCAGCCTGCACCACAATGAACTCCAGGCCCTGCCCGGGGCCGCCTTGTCCCAGGCCCGCGGCCTGGCCCGGCTGGAGCTGGGCCACAACCCTCTCACCTACACGGGTGAGGAGGACGGGCTGGCGCTGGCCGGCCTGCGGGAGCTGACGCTGGACCACGGCGCGCTGCAGGCCCTGGGGCCCCGGGCCTTCGCCCGCTGCCCGCGCCTGCACACCCTGGACCTCCGAGGGAACCAGCTGGACACGCTGCCCCCGCTGCAGGGCCCGGGCCAGCTGCGCCGGCTGCGGCTGCAGGGCAACCCGCTGTGGTGCGGCTGCCAGGCGCGGCCCCTGCTCGAGTGGCTGGCGCGGGCGCGCGTGCGCTCGGACGGCGCGTGCCGAGGACCGCGGCGGCTGCGAGGCGAGGCCCTGGACGCCCTGCGGCCCTCAGACCTGCGCTGCCCGGGAGACGCCGccgaagaggaggaagaggaggaggagcgggcGGGGGCTGCGGCTCGCGCCCCTCCACGCGCCCCGAAGGAGGAGGACGGGGCGGCCACGCCCTGCCCGCGCGCCTGCGTGTGCGCCGCCGAGTCCCGCCACAGTGGCTGTGAGGGCCGCGGCCTGCAGGCGGTGCCCCGCGGCTTCCCCAACGGCACTCAGCTCCTGGACCTGAGGTGGAACCACTTCCCCTCCGTGCCTCCAGCCGCCTTCCCTGGCCTGGGCCACCTGGTGTCGCTGCACCTACAGCACTGTGGCATCGCAGAGCTGGAGGCGGGCGCCTTGGCGGGGCTGGGCCGCTTGATCTACCTCTACCTCTCTGACAACCAGCTTTCCGGGCTCAGCGCGGTCGCCCTGGAAGGGGCCTCCCACCTTGGCTACCTGTACCTGGAACGCAACCGCTTCCTGCAGGTGCCGGGGGCCGCCCTGCGCGCCCTGCCCAGCCTCTTCTCCCTGCACCTGCAGGACAACGCTGTGGACCACCTGGCACCTGGGGACCTGGCTGGGGTGCGGGCCTTGCGCTGGCTCTATCTGAGTGGAAACCGCATCACCCAGGTGTCCCCTGGGGCGCTGGGCACAGCTAGGGACCTGGAGAAATTGTACCTTGACAGGAACCAGCTGCGGGAAGTGCCCACTGGGGCCTTGGAGGGGCTGCCTGCCCTCCTGGAGCTGCAGCTCTCTGGGAATCCACTCAGGGCCCTGCAAGACGGGGCCTTCCGGCCGGTGGGCAGGTCACTGCAGCACCTCTTCCTGAACAGCAGTGACCTGGAGCAG ATTTCTCCTGGGGCCTTCTCAGGCCTGGAGCTGGGGCTCCAGAGCCTACACCTGCAGAAGAACCAGCTTCGGACTCTGGCGGCCCTGCCCAATCTCAGGCAGCTGGAGCTCATCGACCTTAGCGGCAATCCCTTCCATTGCGACTGCCAGCTTCTCCTGCTGCACAG GTGGCTCACTGGGCTGAACCTGCGGGTGGGGGCCACCTGTGCCACCCCTCCCAGTGCCCGTGGCCAGAGGGTGAAGGCTGCAGCTGCTGTCTTCAAAGCCTGTCCAGGCTGGGCTGCCAGGAAGGCCAGGCGGACACCAGCCTTCAACCCTGGTGTCAGGAGGACCCCCATCAAGCGAACACAGCAAGGAGCAGACAAG GTCAGCAATGAGTTCATCTTACAAAACCAGACTCCACAAGATGATCAACCCAGGAGCCAGgaggatggggaaggaaggaggcaacaG TTTCAACTCTCCTCTCCCCGTTCCCGGACTCCTGAGGCTGCAGAGAAGAATGGCTACAAAGAGGCAAGAAACTCTCCAACAGGAGCCAACGATTCTGGAAAGACAGTCTGTGGCCTTCATCAGAGCACAGCCCTTAAGGACTGA
- the Chadl gene encoding chondroadherin-like protein isoform X8, with amino-acid sequence MEGLPSSTHVPLVLPLLLLLLLGPACQTAAQRCPRTCVCDNSRLHVACRHQNLTEVPDTIPELTQRLDLQGNMLKVIPPAAFQALPYLTHLDLRHCQVELVAEGAFRGLGRLLLLNLGSNRLSSLPQEALDGLGSLRRLELERNILEELRPGTFGALGALATLNLAHNVLVYLPAMAFQGLLRVRWLQLSHNALSVLAPEALAGLPALRRLSLHHNELQALPGAALSQARGLARLELGHNPLTYTGEEDGLALAGLRELTLDHGALQALGPRAFARCPRLHTLDLRGNQLDTLPPLQGPGQLRRLRLQGNPLWCGCQARPLLEWLARARVRSDGACRGPRRLRGEALDALRPSDLRCPGDAAEEEEEEEERAGAAARAPPRAPKEEDGAATPCPRACVCAAESRHSGCEGRGLQAVPRGFPNGTQLLDLRWNHFPSVPPAAFPGLGHLVSLHLQHCGIAELEAGALAGLGRLIYLYLSDNQLSGLSAVALEGASHLGYLYLERNRFLQVPGAALRALPSLFSLHLQDNAVDHLAPGDLAGVRALRWLYLSGNRITQVSPGALGTARDLEKLYLDRNQLREVPTGALEGLPALLELQLSGNPLRALQDGAFRPVGRSLQHLFLNSSDLEQISPGAFSGLELGLQSLHLQKNQLRTLAALPNLRQLELIDLSGNPFHCDCQLLLLHRSAMSSSYKTRLHKMINPGARRMGKEGGNRKPGQSSGCRGEQFQLSSPRSRTPEAAEKNGYKEARNSPTGANDSGKTVCGLHQSTALKD; translated from the exons ATGGAAGG TCTGCCGAGCTCCACCCATGTCCCCTTGGTGCTGCcactgcttctgctgctgctactgGGTCCAGCGTGCCAAACAGCTGCCCAGCGCTGCCCACGGACCTGTGTCTGCGACAACTCCAGGCTGCATGTTGCCTGCCGTCACCAGAACCTCACTGAGGTTCCAGACACCATTCCTGAG CTGACCCAGAGGCTGGACCTCCAGGGCAACATGCTCAAGGTGATCCCTCCAGCTGCCTTCCAAGCCCTGCCTTACCTCACACATCTGGACCTGCGGCACTGTCAGGTGGAGCTGGTGGCCGAGGGCGCCTTCCGAGGCCTGGGCCGCCTGCTCCTCCTCAACCTGGGCTCCAACCGCCTGAGCTCGTTGCCCCAAGAGGCGCTGGACGGGCTGGGCTCGCTGAGGCGGTTGGAGCTGGAGCGGAACATACTGGAGGAGCTGCGGCCTGGGACCTTCGGGGCCCTGGGCGCGCTGGCCACGCTGAACCTGGCCCACAACGTGCTGGTCTACCTGCCTGCCATGGCCTTCCAGGGCCTGCTGCGCGTCCGCTGGCTGCAGCTGTCGCACAACGCGCTCAGCGTGCTGGCCCCCGAGGCCCTGGCCGGCCTGCCCGCCCTGCGCCGGCTCAGCCTGCACCACAATGAACTCCAGGCCCTGCCCGGGGCCGCCTTGTCCCAGGCCCGCGGCCTGGCCCGGCTGGAGCTGGGCCACAACCCTCTCACCTACACGGGTGAGGAGGACGGGCTGGCGCTGGCCGGCCTGCGGGAGCTGACGCTGGACCACGGCGCGCTGCAGGCCCTGGGGCCCCGGGCCTTCGCCCGCTGCCCGCGCCTGCACACCCTGGACCTCCGAGGGAACCAGCTGGACACGCTGCCCCCGCTGCAGGGCCCGGGCCAGCTGCGCCGGCTGCGGCTGCAGGGCAACCCGCTGTGGTGCGGCTGCCAGGCGCGGCCCCTGCTCGAGTGGCTGGCGCGGGCGCGCGTGCGCTCGGACGGCGCGTGCCGAGGACCGCGGCGGCTGCGAGGCGAGGCCCTGGACGCCCTGCGGCCCTCAGACCTGCGCTGCCCGGGAGACGCCGccgaagaggaggaagaggaggaggagcgggcGGGGGCTGCGGCTCGCGCCCCTCCACGCGCCCCGAAGGAGGAGGACGGGGCGGCCACGCCCTGCCCGCGCGCCTGCGTGTGCGCCGCCGAGTCCCGCCACAGTGGCTGTGAGGGCCGCGGCCTGCAGGCGGTGCCCCGCGGCTTCCCCAACGGCACTCAGCTCCTGGACCTGAGGTGGAACCACTTCCCCTCCGTGCCTCCAGCCGCCTTCCCTGGCCTGGGCCACCTGGTGTCGCTGCACCTACAGCACTGTGGCATCGCAGAGCTGGAGGCGGGCGCCTTGGCGGGGCTGGGCCGCTTGATCTACCTCTACCTCTCTGACAACCAGCTTTCCGGGCTCAGCGCGGTCGCCCTGGAAGGGGCCTCCCACCTTGGCTACCTGTACCTGGAACGCAACCGCTTCCTGCAGGTGCCGGGGGCCGCCCTGCGCGCCCTGCCCAGCCTCTTCTCCCTGCACCTGCAGGACAACGCTGTGGACCACCTGGCACCTGGGGACCTGGCTGGGGTGCGGGCCTTGCGCTGGCTCTATCTGAGTGGAAACCGCATCACCCAGGTGTCCCCTGGGGCGCTGGGCACAGCTAGGGACCTGGAGAAATTGTACCTTGACAGGAACCAGCTGCGGGAAGTGCCCACTGGGGCCTTGGAGGGGCTGCCTGCCCTCCTGGAGCTGCAGCTCTCTGGGAATCCACTCAGGGCCCTGCAAGACGGGGCCTTCCGGCCGGTGGGCAGGTCACTGCAGCACCTCTTCCTGAACAGCAGTGACCTGGAGCAG ATTTCTCCTGGGGCCTTCTCAGGCCTGGAGCTGGGGCTCCAGAGCCTACACCTGCAGAAGAACCAGCTTCGGACTCTGGCGGCCCTGCCCAATCTCAGGCAGCTGGAGCTCATCGACCTTAGCGGCAATCCCTTCCATTGCGACTGCCAGCTTCTCCTGCTGCACAG GTCAGCAATGAGTTCATCTTACAAAACCAGACTCCACAAGATGATCAACCCAGGAGCCAGgaggatggggaaggaaggaggcaacaG AAAACCAGGCCAGTCCTCAGGATGTAGAGGTGAACAG TTTCAACTCTCCTCTCCCCGTTCCCGGACTCCTGAGGCTGCAGAGAAGAATGGCTACAAAGAGGCAAGAAACTCTCCAACAGGAGCCAACGATTCTGGAAAGACAGTCTGTGGCCTTCATCAGAGCACAGCCCTTAAGGACTGA